The proteins below come from a single Prochlorococcus marinus str. MIT 9215 genomic window:
- a CDS encoding site-2 protease family protein, protein MRSWQIFKIWGIPFKVHPYWFAILFIFSWSISNQVNLTSGNVYNTKEAWIIGFLTSFFLLSSIIFHEVFHTFVSLNQGVKIKKITFYFLGAILQIDKYCQTALGNIKIAIVRPILCFATASTLLLISNYSVSREQIAINVISRVGIFNLFLGFLNLIPIGSLDGGNLLKSIIWYFSGSKNKGRHFLNKVNLFLSFVVLFFGIVCLFRFNFYFGFILSFLGLFGVNSSKSESQFFKIENILKFSKVSELKLKPLRKIEYDSNFLQFNTLIKNKKDASDKYFFVTNNGRWIGFIDENILKNVSLKKWERNFVGDFKKPIDSFVSVSCNDKLWKTIERLEETSEGFLLVLNAADIPLGIIDRSKIGNFVLNKLGLNLPSEILNQLNFKNHYPLGIELPRIINSMKQKGDL, encoded by the coding sequence ATAAGTAATCAGGTTAATTTAACATCAGGAAATGTTTACAATACAAAAGAAGCTTGGATTATAGGATTTTTAACTTCTTTTTTCTTATTATCTTCAATTATTTTTCATGAGGTTTTTCATACTTTTGTTTCTCTTAATCAGGGTGTAAAAATAAAAAAAATTACTTTTTATTTTCTAGGAGCAATTCTACAAATAGATAAGTATTGTCAAACTGCTTTAGGTAATATAAAAATTGCAATTGTTAGACCTATTTTATGTTTTGCTACAGCATCTACCCTACTTTTAATTAGTAATTACAGCGTATCTCGAGAACAAATAGCGATTAATGTAATTTCTAGAGTAGGTATATTTAATTTATTCTTAGGTTTTTTAAATTTGATTCCAATTGGTTCATTAGATGGAGGAAATTTACTAAAAAGTATTATTTGGTATTTCTCAGGAAGTAAAAACAAAGGAAGACATTTCCTCAATAAAGTAAATTTATTCTTATCTTTTGTTGTTCTATTTTTTGGGATTGTTTGTTTATTTAGATTTAACTTTTACTTTGGTTTTATTCTTTCTTTTTTGGGATTGTTTGGAGTTAATTCCTCAAAATCTGAAAGTCAATTTTTTAAAATTGAAAACATACTTAAATTTAGTAAAGTTTCTGAGCTTAAATTAAAGCCTTTGAGGAAAATTGAGTACGACTCTAATTTCTTACAATTTAATACCTTAATAAAAAATAAAAAGGATGCATCAGATAAATATTTTTTTGTTACGAACAATGGTAGATGGATTGGTTTTATTGATGAGAACATTTTAAAAAATGTTTCCTTAAAAAAATGGGAAAGGAACTTTGTTGGAGATTTTAAAAAACCAATCGATAGTTTCGTTAGTGTATCTTGTAACGATAAATTATGGAAAACTATAGAGAGGCTTGAAGAAACAAGTGAGGGTTTTTTATTGGTTCTCAATGCTGCAGATATCCCTTTGGGGATAATTGACAGATCAAAAATTGGAAACTTTGTGTTGAATAAATTAGGGCTTAATCTGCCTTCAGAGATTCTTAATCAATTAAATTTTAAAAACCATTATCCCTTGGGAATTGAATTGCCAAGAATAATAAATTCAATGAAGCAAAAAGGAGATCTTTAA
- a CDS encoding lipoyl protein ligase domain-containing protein — protein sequence MKIIINKSTKLILGIVNQALIFSTNNLPGFDQMALDLSSLDQTISNPEIIFTLRFYYWTGDWLSIGYHQKEIPLHWENLLSNGEINIVRRPSGGGAVLHAGGITYALTFKKNHYKVLGYEMVNNWLIKSFRELGLNLRYGHLRKTRIKTNCFGTSLISDLVDDDGFKRIGSAQFRKKGAFLQHGEIQTNPSKDLWFKLFKEEAPPKVNLELSNDEIVQYLRDSFLKDKSNINFKNITLDNKNIRKYS from the coding sequence TTGAAAATTATCATAAATAAATCTACAAAGTTAATTTTGGGAATAGTAAATCAGGCTTTAATTTTTTCGACAAATAATTTACCTGGATTTGATCAAATGGCTTTAGATTTAAGTTCTCTAGATCAGACAATTTCGAATCCTGAAATAATTTTCACATTGAGGTTCTACTATTGGACTGGAGATTGGCTTTCAATTGGCTATCACCAGAAGGAAATTCCTCTTCATTGGGAGAATTTATTATCAAATGGGGAAATTAATATTGTTAGACGCCCCTCTGGAGGAGGCGCTGTTTTGCATGCAGGAGGCATAACATATGCATTAACTTTTAAAAAAAATCACTACAAAGTCTTAGGTTATGAAATGGTTAATAATTGGTTAATTAAAAGTTTTAGAGAATTAGGTCTAAATTTACGATATGGTCATCTACGAAAAACACGTATTAAAACGAATTGTTTTGGGACTTCATTAATTTCTGATTTAGTTGATGATGATGGCTTTAAGAGAATAGGAAGTGCCCAATTTCGTAAAAAAGGTGCATTTCTTCAACATGGAGAGATTCAAACAAACCCTTCAAAAGATTTATGGTTCAAATTATTTAAAGAAGAAGCTCCACCAAAAGTAAATTTAGAACTATCAAATGATGAAATAGTTCAATATTTAAGGGATTCATTCCTTAAGGATAAATCAAATATAAATTTCAAAAATATTACCTTAGACAATAAAAATATTAGAAAATATTCATGA
- the psaM gene encoding photosystem I reaction center subunit XII: MEPTQTINLIALSLIVVMHAGVLALRLGISLGRN; encoded by the coding sequence ATGGAGCCAACTCAAACAATAAATCTTATTGCATTAAGCCTAATAGTAGTTATGCATGCAGGGGTTTTAGCATTAAGACTAGGAATTAGTTTAGGTAGAAACTAA